In Streptobacillus ratti, the DNA window GTAATGAAAATAATAATAAGATGATTAGGAGATTTATTCCTAAGGGTAGGTCTATGAATAAATTAAGAAAAAAAGATGTTAAATTTATTGAAAATTTTATGAATAATTATCCTAGAAAAATTTTCAATTCTTCAACATCTTATGAAGTTTATGAATGTCTTTTAAATCTTGTTTAAGTTGTTTTTGGACATTTACTTTTGGAATTTAGGAATGGTTCGATATATTAAATATATGATTAATTGTTCGTTGAAATTAAAGAAGTGTGTGTAATATTATTTATATGATAGGCAAAGTAAAAAAGGATTAATTTCTGTATAAATTAGAAATCAATCCTTATTAACAATTTAAATTAATTATTTTTTATTTTCAAAATAATCTGAAGCAAGAAGTCCATATATTGCTCCATCAACTATACCTTGATTATTCCAATCATTTTGTCTTAAAGTTCCTTCATATTTCATGCCACATTTAAGCATAACTTTTCCAGAACCAATATTATTTGGATCATATTGTGATTCAATTCTATTAACCTTTACTTCTTCAAAAAAGAAAGGAATTATTGTAGCTAGTGCCTCACTTGTATAACCTAAATTCCACCATTTAGTTCCTATACAATATCCTATATGAACCTTATTAATTTTTTCATCTAAACTAACTACAGATATTGTACCAATAGGCTCATTTAAATCTTTTGGAACTATTGCCCATTGATAAACATTATCGTTTTTATAACTATCAATCCAACTATCTACAATTTTTATTGCAACCTCTAAATCATCTGTAGCTTTCCATCTTAAATATTTTGTCATTTCTACATCAGATTCAAAGTTTTTAAATACTGCCTCATAATCATCTTTTGTGAATTGACGTAAAATTATTCTATCTGTCTCTAGTCTTAATGTGCCTTTATGTTCCATTAAATGCTCCTTTAATTTATATTAAATTGAAAACCACTTTAAACAATTATTAAAGTCATTCTTTTTTAAATGTTTATCAAATTTTATCCTAGTTACTCATTCTAATAGGATATAATCATTTAAAATATATTTTATTCCAACTCTTCTTTTATAGTGTTCACTCTATCAAAAACCGTACAAAATAAAGAGTTTTCATTTATTACATGTTGGGATATTCATTACATTTAAATTCATTTTTAGATTTTTTTACCCGTCACAATCCCAGTTACGGCAACAATAATTCTACATTCTCTTTACAATATCAAAATCTTCTTTACGATTACGCTTATCAATCGCATTATCAATATATGTATCAATATTATTTTTAAATTCATCAAACTCTATTAAAGAGCAATATGAGTCTTCTAAAAAATCATATATATCATCACACCGATTTTTCTTTTTAGAGGTTTTTATATTCATCATATTCTTTCTTACTAGATTATCAAATTCTTTCATATTTTTTACTTTATGATCTTTATTACACGCTGAGCATTTATGTGTCGTTTCCGTGTATAAATACTGAGCTGCATCTTTAGTGTAAACAGCAACAACTGCATTCGTTCTGTTATTTCCCCTATCTTCTAAAGAATATCTTAGTTCATCATACAACCAATCATCATATTTTCTATAAATATCTTTTTTATAATTTATAGCTTCTGGTGTTAAGATAATGATTGTGACACTGGTTTCTTTTAGTTTTTTATATATATAATTTTTAATTGTCTCTTCAGACATATTTGATCGATCTTTATCTTCCGAATAATTGATTATGTTTTTATTTTTATCAAAACAATCAATCAACTCTTCTTTATAATATTTTCCATCACTAAATCTAAATGAAATAAAAACATTTCTTGCCATTTTATTATTCCTTTCCATTTATTTCGTTAATAAATTTTATTATTTGTTCCACTGATTTACTCACATCTATAAATTTTTCATTTATATTACTACATTTTATTTCTTTTGCTAATTCTGAAGCCATACTTCCTGTAAATCCTATTGGCAACAACACAAGTTCATTGTTCTCTGCAATACAAAATTCTTCTCTCATACCATTTGCTTTTACTATTTTTTCATCAATTAATTTATTTCCAAAAATAAATATTGCAACACCACATTTTTCAATCATTTCCGTACGATATTGTATCCATACATTATTCAAATTTTGATCTTTTCCAGCATTCAAAGGAAACGGCATTAATGTTAAGAAATTTCCCAATTTAGCCTTTCTATTTGTGTAACAGTATCGTGTAACTCCATTAATAATATGTGTTCCAACACCTTCCCCATATCCGTTTATAATTGTGTATCCATTACGCACCAATTGATAAGAAAGTTCCTGAATAAAATCTATAGCTGTTTCTTTTGTAATCGGTGAATAATCTGCAGCACTTCCAGATATAAAAATGGTTTTTCTTCTATATAATTTATATAAATTATCCAATATATCTGTAATCTCTGAATAAGATTGTATTAAATGAACAAAAATTCCATAACGTTTTAAGTCTTCAATGGCTAATTCTTGTCGTGCTTTTTCGTATGAATATTCAGAATCTTCTGGGTAGTCTTCCTTACTTATCTCTTTAAGTATACAATAATGTTCCCTATTCCGCCCATCTAATAGAATTCTCATTTTACTTAATACAGATAAAAAATTTGGATCTGTAAAACTAAACCCTATAAACAGAAAAGTTTTAGTTAATAAATCTCCTTCAAGAATATCTCTAAATAACACTCTGTCCTTAAATCCATATTTTTCATAATCATCTCTAGTAATTACTGCTCTGTTCGGATGTTCAATATCTCCATGCATTTTATAAATTACAACATCTTTATTTTTTCTAGACAACTGTAAATGCTGATCTTCCGATTTAACTGCTACTGTTTTCCCGTTTAAATCTAACGCTTTTTCAATAAGCTTATCATAATTTGTTGTCCAAAATGTATCAATTGGAAGTTTCGCCAAAAGAAGATGATTATCGTTAGGTTTAATATTTGAAGGAAAAGCTTTATTGATCAAATTATCAATAGTGCCTCTGTTTTTAGCATTACATATATACTGAGCAACTTCAGTCAAATCTCTTTCTTTCTCAACATCTAATTTGATATTTTTTGCTTCTTCTTTTAAAAGCTCTTTCCAGTCAAAATATCCAGCTCCTTTGGATATACCTGCTCCTACAAATACTGACAATTCACCACTATTTAAAGCCTGATATAGCTTATCTAATATTTGTTGTCTATTAATTGTTATATTCAACTCAAATTTCACCTCCTTATATACTAAAAAATTTCTTCAAGCAATACCCAACTACTATCATTCATATCATCTATATATTCAGTGTTATTCAAATACAACTCATCATTTTTATCTCTAACAAAACCAAAATTATAGCCATGCTTAGTCGCAAATCTCTTAAATGCTTCAAATTTATTTTCTACTTGAACATCTATATTTTTACTTTGCCCTTGTTTTTCTCCACCTTTTGTTTCAATAAGCCAAATTGTTTCATCTTTAAGCTGTACAATATAGTCTGGATAAAATAATCTTTGTTTATCAAAATTAGTTCCATAAACAATAGACAAATATTGCTGTCCACTATCTCCATTTTTATAAACATATTTCACATTTTCATTCTTCTCACAATACTTCTCAAACAATCTTTCTGAAGTAGAACGAAAATCATCTGTAATCATAGAAGTATTGTACCCTTTATATACATTACTTCCCATCTCTTTTACATATCTTTCAAAAGGAACATATCTATAGTGCTCTTCAAGTGGAATTTTAAATTCTTCCGTCTTATTATCAGGAAAAACGAGTTGATATTGTCCCTGTCCTGAAAACTCAATAAAATCTCTTTTCAAAATATCTACATTGTTGATAATAAAGGCATAATATTCCCTTAAATTAAGATTCAAAAGTTTATACTTATTATTCCCGAACCCTCTTAAAAATAATGTTCTCAAAATCTGACTAGTTTTATTATATGCAAGTCCCACATGTTTCTTTATAGCATCAACATTATGCTGAAGTTCAATACCGTGTGTATGAGTATTTACTTCGATTGACATAACATTATAATTAGCAACTTCTTCTCTTACTTCCATTAAAGTTGTATATTTCCCCGTTAAATATTGTCTTGAAAGTACTGTTCCAAAAATAAAGCCATTATTTTCAAGTCGTTTGATATTATCCAACTTTATATTAGAAAGACAATACTTTTCCTTAAAAAATTCATAAACTTTATTTCTAATAAATTGCTCATCAATATAGTCTCCATCAAGATTTCTTATTTCTTTAACAAGTTTTATATTTTTAGCCTCTTCTTTTAAAAATACTCTCTGTGTTTCAAAACCATTTCCAGCTCTTATTACCTCAAGTTTGTACTTTTCATCAAAAGTATAAATGTAAGAGCAATCTAAAATATCCTTACCATAGTGTTTTGCTTTAGGCATTCTTCTAAGTCTTCCAATAGTTTGAATTTCAAAAGTTTCACTCATATTCTCACGAAGCTTAACAAGTATCTTTGCACGTGGACAATCCCAACCTGTTGCAAGAGCTTGTTTGAACAGCAAAAATACAGGAGTAGCATTTGAATTAGTAACGCTATCCTCATCTGTTGTTCCGATATTTATTTTCCCTAATTTTTTGGATTTTCTATCTTTATCTTCTTTGTTTTCTGCAGAAAACCAACTCGCAAGAAGTTTATTTTCATAGGAATAACCCATTGAACCCAGTTTTTTCTCCACATGTTCTATTAGATCATCATTCAAATTAGGAAATTGAACTAATACAAGTGGTCTAATATCTTCTTTTTCATCAATATAAGCTTGAGCAATTTTCTTTCTAACTTCATCTGCCTTTTCTAACAAAATATCTGTTTCATGTAATATATTTTTTACTTCAACGGTATCAAGTCCATAATTTATATACATAAATCTTGTGATAAGTCCTTCATTTATTACATCAATCTCTGGAATTTCATAAAATTCACCAACAACCCTTTTATTCGGTGTTGCTGATACACGAATTTCATATTTTGCATTGATACTTGAGATAATATCATCTGCCTTTGAAGTATTATTCTGATGTTCTTCGTCAATAATAACAATAAAATTTAAATTACGATTATGTGCTTCACTAATTCGTTCAAACAAATTTTTTCTTTCGCTATCTCTTATAGCAGTATTGTCCTTTTTTGTGATCGTCTCCCAGTTAATAAAGTACGTTGTCGAACTTTCAAATCCTGTACTTAAAATATCAAATACATTCCCTGTCTTTAAAGTCGGAGCAAAACGTTCCATCTTTTCTTTAGATTGTTCTTCAAGCTCACCCTTTCCTGGAGAAAACCAACAAACTACACTATCCTTATGAAAATCAAGATATTTTTCAATATAGGCAACCAAAATAATTGTCTTACCTGATCCTGTTGGACTCTGCATAACAATCTTAGGTTTAGAATTACTATCAGTTGTTTTACTAAATAAGAAATCAACGGCATCTTCTTGAAAATTTTTAAGTTTTATATCTATCATAACTCACCAACCTCCTTTATCTCTTCTCTAAAATAATATTCTGGAATTTCAATTATACTAACTCCCTTTTCCTCAAAAATTCTTTGATTGTTACGTGATAGAAAAATACCTGAACGCATAAACAATTTCCCATCATTTTCAATTCTTGATATAACTTCATCTAGTTCATCCTCATCATTAAGGACAATATATTTTTTATCATCAAGCTCGATAGCATATTCAAGCTCAATTAATTCTTTAATGTGTCCCATCATCTTATCTGATACACTTTCTTCATCATTAGAAAATTTTGGTATAAACTCCGTCTTATAGTATTTCAAATTATGAGGTAGTTCTGTTTGAATATTCTTTAATCTTTGGTATGTAACTTCTTCACAAATGTTGTTTTCATTATTTGTACATAGGATATATTTTCTATTTCCACCATCTTCTTTGTTAAGTTGCATAACAGCATGACCTGTTGTTCCTGAGCCTGCGAAGAAATCTAAAATATAAATTTCTCTTTCTTTATGATAATTTATTAACATTTTTAACAATTTTATTGGTTTTTTCCCGCTATTAAATCCAATTCCACCTTCATGTCTAATATTACCAAAATCTGCACTAAAATCATATAAATTAGTTATTGATTTATATTTCTTAAAATTTCCTTTTTTTAATTCATTTAATCTATCCAAAGGTATTCCTGAGTAAAACTTACCTCTAATTGAATTTTCTTTTTGTGGACCAGTAAAGTATCTATAGCCAAGTCCATCTTCTCCAATATCTTGAACTTTATAAAGACAACCTAAGCCATCAGTTTGTTTTCTATTAGATATATACAAATCAAAAAATTTTCCTGATGTATTTCCTTTAAGAACTGATCCAGAGGCCCATGTTTCCTTTAAAAGAGAAAAATCACCTATTTCATAATTTTCAATAGACCATTCTCCTTTTTTATAAATTTTAACTTTTTTCCCCCCTAAAACAACCTCATTTCCATTAGATAATTCTTTTATCGAATATACAAACTTATTTATGTCATATTTTTCATATGGTTGATTTGCTTTAAATTTTGTTTTATCTTTTGCGTATATAAAAATATACTCCATAACAGGTTGCCATTCATTTTTTTCATTCAAACTCTTATTGTCATATCTAACTTGAATATGATGTGTTGATAAAATATTTTTTTCATCAAATATTTCATCGCACAATAATTTCAACTGTGCTTGCTCATTATCATCAATTGAAATAAATATAACTCCATCATCACTTAAAAGTTCTCTTGCAATTAATAATCTCTTTTCCATAAAAGAAAGCCATTTACTATGGGCATATCCATCCGTCTTATCAATAAAACAGTCATCATAAATAAAATCTTTATTCCCTGTATTATAAGGTGGATCAATATAAATTACATCAATTTTACCTTTATGCGTCTTCTCCAAAAGCTTAAGCGAATGAAGATTATCTCCCTCAAGTAAAAAGTTGTATGCTTCATCTTCCTTTGCTGTAATTTTTCTTTCTTCATCTTCTACAAATATAGGAATATTATGTTCCCATATTTCATCGATTTTTTCAGAATGATCTTCCCATACAAGACCATATTTCTTTTCATTAAGAGCCGTTTCAATTTCTGTTATTGCTCTTATATTTTCATCATCATTATTGATTTTCTTTAATTTCTCAAGATATTTAAGCATTTTTTCACGCTTTATTTTAGATAAATTAGACATACTCTACCTCACTTTATTGGTTAAACTAAATTTAGTATCCATCATAGCTCGCCAACCTCCCTTAATTCTTCTCTAAAATAATACTCTGGAATTTCAATTATACTAACTCTCTTTTCCTCAAGTATTCTCTGATTACTTCGTGATAGAAAAAGTCCTGAACACATAAATATTTTTCCATCATTTTGAATTTTTAATATAGCTCCATCAATTTCATCTTCATGATTAAGGACTATATATTTCTTACTGTCAAGTTCAATAGCATGTTCAAGCTCAATTAATTCTTTAATGTGTTCCATCATCTTATCTGATATACTTTCCTCATCATCAAAAAATTTTGGTATAAACTCCGTCTTATAGTATTTCAAATTATGAGGTAGTTCTGTTTGAATATTCTTTAATCTTTGGTATGTAACCTCTTCACAAATATTATTTTCATTATTAGTACATAATATATATGTTCTATTTCCACCATCTTCTTTATTAAGTTGCATGATAGCATGGCCTGTCGTTCCAGATCCAGCAAAGAAGTCAAGAACTACAGATTTTTTTCGGTTTGCCCATTTATTTAATTGACTAATCAAACGAACAGGCTTTTTACCATTTTTAAAATCTATTATTCCTTCTTTTTGAACATTCATCATATCAGAATAAAATCCCTTCCATAAAGCTCCACGAATAGTAACTCTTTCTACTCTTCTATTGTACTCATCACTTAATTTTATATTTTCATTTAAAGGTCTATACTGCCTTATCTTTCCTGTTGATGTTTTTGTTAATAAATATTTTTCATATTCAACTATAACTGATTCATTTAACAAATTATTAATATCATCAGGAATATTAACAGAACATGCCATTTCTTGAAAAATCTTATCACTTATTTCTTTATAGAAAAATTCTTGCAATTTACTAGATAATAAAATCCCATTTCTTATACTTTTTTCAGTTATTTTATTTTTCTCCAGTAGACCATGATCTTTAAAAATTTTATAAACATCATTAAATTCACTTTTTATATAATCATTTATAGAAAATATATTATAATTATCAATACCTTTTAGAATAATTTTATTAAAATGGCTATCCCAAATATCAGTTTTATCATATAGAGGCATCCTGTTGTTAAATGCTTTTTCTATATTTTTGCAGTACAAATAAACATATTCATGATTTTTTACAATTCTTCCATCCTGTGCTGATTTAACTTTCATACCTTGTGTTTTAGATAATTCAACACAAATTATTGAAATTAAATTATCCTCACCAAATATTTCATCACACAATAATTTCAACTGTGCTTGCTCATTATCGTCAATAGAAATAAATATAACTCCATCTTCACTTAAAAGTTCTCTTGCTATGTCAAGTCTTTTCTCCATAAAAGATAACCATTTACTATGAGAGTATCCATCTGTTTTGTCAACAAAAGAATCATCATAAATAAAATCCTTGTTCCCTGTGTTGTAAGGTGGATCTATATAAATGACATCAATTTTGCCTTTATGAGTCTTTTCCAAAAGCTTAAGTGAATGAAGATTATCTCCCTCTAGCAAAAAATTATATGTTTCATCTTCATTTACTGTGATTTTTCTTTCTTTTTCTTCTACGAAAATTGGTACATTATGCTTAAGCATTTCATCAACTTTTTCAGAATGTTCTTCCCAAACTAAGCCATATTTTTTTTCATTAATAACCGTTTCAATTTCTGTTATTGCTCTTATATTTTCATCATTATTATTGATTTTCTTTAATTTCTCAAGATATTTAAGCATTTTTTCACGCTTTATTTTAGATAAATTAGACATATTCTACCTCACTTTATTTATAAAACTTTAAATTAAATCCTTATATTATATTTTAATGATACAAAACTTATTTTAAACTGCATCTTTTATTAAAATTCCAACATGTAAGAACACCATTCACCTCTTCTTGAATATTTTTAAGTTTTATATCTATCATAATTCTCCAACTTCCCATAACTCTTCTCTAAAATAATACTCTGAAATTTCAATTATATCAATTTTTTTCTTCAATTAATCTTTGATTATTTTTTGATAATAGGGTTCCAGAATATATAAATATTTTACCATTATTTTCAATATTTAAAATAACATCATCTAATTTATCTTCATCATCAAGAATAACATATTTTTTATTATCAATTTCTACTTCATATTCAAATCCTATTAATTCTTTTATATTTTTCATCATTTTTTCTGAAACATTTTCTTCTTCATCAGAGAATTTTGGTATAAACTCTGTTTTATAGTATTTCAAATTATGAAGTAAATTTTCTTGAATATTTTTAAGTCTTTTATAAATAACTTCTTCACAAACATTATTTTCATTATTAGTACATAATATATATGTTCTATTTCCACCATTTTCTTTATTAAGTTGCATAACAGTATGTCCTGTTGTTCCTAAACCACCTAATAAATCATAAAAGATCTCGTCACTCTCATTATTTGCTTGCATTTAATATATTGTCATAATAATATTCTCCTAATATTTTGGATCTTTTCTCTATATCATTTTCATTAAAATTTGGATAGTTATTGCAAAAATCTAGAACTTGATTATATTTTGATTTTTTATATATTTCTAATTTCTCTTCATAAGCTAAATTACCAGCTTCATTATTTAAATCCATTTCTAAACATATTAAATTTCCAATGGATAATGTTATATCGTTTGATCTATCTTCGTTAATTATGTGTTCTATAGATGAATCTATACTATAAACTTCGCTATTATTCAATTTTGATGAAATTTTATTCAATACATATTTTGTTATTGCATTAGCTATAGACTCTTCTTTAGAAAATCTTAAACGAACAAAACCTGAAAGGAACTCTTCTTTTTGGGGATATCTATCCTTAAACACATGATATAAGTATTCCTCTAAAATATTATTTGTATCTCTTTTATCTTTACTTTCACGCAATTTTATTGCTAGTTTAGAAAATCTTGTTTCATAAATATTTGCTTGATTTTTTAATACTCCTGTATATGCGAAAATAAAGTTTTCAATATAATTAATCGCAATCTTGAAAGCTTTTGATGATATTTTTTCATTTGATTTAAGTTCAAATAATGCTAATAGTGCTATTCTTGCTTGTGTAACACCAAATGTTTTCTCTATAGCTTCTAAACTCTGAATTAACCAATTATATTCTTTTTTATTATCATAATCCCCTATGTTAGGACTTACTATTTTCATATATGTCTTTGCTGTAGTACTTAAATCTTCAACAAGTTCCTCATATGATTTTTTATTAGATTCAATATGTTTTTTAAAAGAATCATATAGATTTGAATTAGTTGTCTTTTGATATTTTGAAATCCAATAATGCCTATAAAAGGTAGCAATTCCAATATTTGGCTTTCTACTTCTCAATGTAGTTTTAATCCCCTCCCAATTTTTTTCTATAATCTTATCTTTTGCATTATCGTCAGCATGAAATTCAGAATATATAGTATTTTTAATTAAATCAATGCTCGCAAGATTTTTCCCCTTTGCATTCAATATTTCAAATATCTCATAAGCCGAATCTTTTTCTTCCGTTAAAATAGATATAACATTCATCTGAAGAATCTGATCTCTAATTGCTATCAACAAATCTTTATAAGGAGTATTTTTATCGAAATTATATTTCTCTTTTAACTTTATCTCCTCCAACTCTGACTCAAAATAATTATATGTTTGTTTTATGTTAATTTCTTCTTCGGTCGCAGGTTCAATATCTTCTTTTTCAATTGACTGAACATATGCTTCAAAATATGGGTATGAGGTAATACTTTTTAACTTAGGAATAGATATTCCATAATCATCTCTTGTTTTAATATATTCAAATGTTGCTTTTGCTAAATCTTCCTCTTTTATATTTTTAAATTTATTGGTTAGAACTGATAATAATATAGTAATAACCGTAAGTCTTTGTTGACCATCAATAACTTCTATACTTTGATCCTTTTTTTCAGATCCTGAGAAAACCATAGTACCTATAAAGTAATCTGTATTAATCAGCTTTTTATCTTCCTGTTTTATTCCCTCAAGTATATCTATAAAAAAAGTGTTATAGTAATACTTCTCCCAGCTATATTCTCGTTGAAAATTTGGAATACTCATCATAGGATATGAACGAAACATTGTTTTAATGGTTTTGTTTTCTGGTGTAAATTTCATTTTACCTTCCTCCTATTAATAATTTTTCTATCATTTTAGTCATTAACCCCAGTGATCATCGTTACTATCTGCCGTTGTTATAATTATGGCATAATATCCCGCTGGTCATATCAATACTTACAGATAATAAATTTTCCGTCTATTCAAGTAGATTGTTAATCCTATAAACTAAGATTTAGAAATCCACATATTTGGAAAATTTACCTCTACTCATTTTACTGTTAATATTCTTCTTTATTTAAACGTAAATCGCAATAGGAATTACAATAACAGCAGGACCAGTTATTTTTGTTTTCAACTCAGGCAAATTAAATTGTTGCATGTCAGTCGTTTTAAATGCTAAAAACATCTCATTTAATAATCCTTCTGATATTATAGATAATGAAGTTTTTCTAAGAAGATCAATGTTTTCTGTATCTTTTTCACATATGGATATTACTTTACCAAGAACTTTAAAACGACCGCCAATAATTTCTGATATATTATCATTTGTAAGATATTGTTCTTGTGCCGATAGCACTGTCATTCCTTTGGAATCAGACAAAATAAAATCAATTGTACCACTATGTTTTAACTCGTTAGAAAATAACTCAAATTGTTTTATAGTTTCATTCTCTTTTTGCTTTTGATTGTTTGACTGTTTTTTATTACCTAGCTGTGATTTTTCAGCAAAAATTTCAGTCATACGGAAAAAGTCAATAAAAATATCTATACAATTTATTAACGGATTTTTTTGTAATTCTCCTTCAACTTCAATAAAATCACCTACTTTCATTTTAGAAAAGTCAAAATCTGAATTCAACATTTTATGTTCTAACAAAAATCCACGAAACTTAGACAAAAGAGAAACATTTGTATGTACCTTTTCTTTAACAACACTTTCATTTTTACCCTTGTTTCCATCATAGCTTAATTCACCAGAAATATTAATTCTTAATAGTTTACTTAAAATAGTAGAAGATGTTGAAACTCCTGCATCTACCTTTTGTGTAGAATGATTTTCTTTATGTTCTGTATAATTGATCTGACTTACCATTGAAAAACCATCTTCTATAATAGCGAGCATATCTAAAACAATTTTTTCATTTATATATATCGGAACAATGAGTCTATCTAAATTTATATCGTTCATTATTTTAATTCCTTTCTTGCTTCTATTTTTCATTTGCAAATTCCAGTTTGTTTAACTTTTTATTTTTTGAAAACAATTATTTCTTTTCTTCTATTCTTTTGATACCACTTTCATTATGTTTTTCAAGTGACATCAGTTGAGTTCTTGCAAGCTTTCTAAGTTCTATCATTCTTTCTTTTAGGTCCATTCCTTTACCAATAAGAACTGCATTATAGCTTTCCATATTTGCAAGCACCAGTAACTCATTCAGACTTGCATAATCTCGCATATTCCCTTTTAGTTCTGTATTTTCATCACGCCACTGTTTTGCTCTCTTATTAAATAAAGCTACATTTAGCATATCTGCTTCACTTGCATATTTGTAGGATAATTGTTCACTTGTCAAATCAGATAGTAGATATTCCTTAATTGCATCTGTATGAATCTTATAGTTAATCTTTGAGATTTCTCTATTTAAATTCCAACCAAGTGATAATCTAGAATTTTCATCTGATTTAAGTCTCTTATAGTCTTGAATAATATATAGCTTAAACTCTGGTGATAACCATGATGCAAATTCCATAGCTATATCATAGTGTGCATATGTGCCACCATATCTTCCTGCCTTAGATATAATTCCAATTGCATTAGTAGATTCTATCCATTTTTGTGGAGTCATCGTAAATCTATTCAATCCTGCTTCATTTCTAAACGTATCGAATTGCACACGGTTAAAATTTTCGTTATTAAGAGCTTCCCACAATCCTATAAACTCCAATGTATTTCTATTTCTCATCCAATTTTGAATAACAAATCTCGGATCATCACTATTTCTGTACTTTGCAATATCTGTAAGGCTTATATAATCATTTTTAAAGTCTTCAGTATATATTTGGATTGAAAATCCTTGTGCTTCAATTGTGCCTTTTTTGACCTTAGCCATCTATAAATCCCTCCTCTTGCTGATATACTATTTACAATAACTATCCTCTAAATAGTAACTATTAATTTTGTTAGTTTTTAGCTTTGGTAAAAGTCCTAAAACCCTTTTATTTAATTAACTATTTATCTCTGTCATTATTATGACACAAAACCTGCAAAAT includes these proteins:
- a CDS encoding DUF6414 family protein, with the translated sequence MKNRSKKGIKIMNDINLDRLIVPIYINEKIVLDMLAIIEDGFSMVSQINYTEHKENHSTQKVDAGVSTSSTILSKLLRINISGELSYDGNKGKNESVVKEKVHTNVSLLSKFRGFLLEHKMLNSDFDFSKMKVGDFIEVEGELQKNPLINCIDIFIDFFRMTEIFAEKSQLGNKKQSNNQKQKENETIKQFELFSNELKHSGTIDFILSDSKGMTVLSAQEQYLTNDNISEIIGGRFKVLGKVISICEKDTENIDLLRKTSLSIISEGLLNEMFLAFKTTDMQQFNLPELKTKITGPAVIVIPIAIYV
- a CDS encoding site-specific DNA-methyltransferase — encoded protein: MSNLSKIKREKMLKYLEKLKKINNNDENIRAITEIETVINEKKYGLVWEEHSEKVDEMLKHNVPIFVEEKERKITVNEDETYNFLLEGDNLHSLKLLEKTHKGKIDVIYIDPPYNTGNKDFIYDDSFVDKTDGYSHSKWLSFMEKRLDIARELLSEDGVIFISIDDNEQAQLKLLCDEIFGEDNLISIICVELSKTQGMKVKSAQDGRIVKNHEYVYLYCKNIEKAFNNRMPLYDKTDIWDSHFNKIILKGIDNYNIFSINDYIKSEFNDVYKIFKDHGLLEKNKITEKSIRNGILLSSKLQEFFYKEISDKIFQEMACSVNIPDDINNLLNESVIVEYEKYLLTKTSTGKIRQYRPLNENIKLSDEYNRRVERVTIRGALWKGFYSDMMNVQKEGIIDFKNGKKPVRLISQLNKWANRKKSVVLDFFAGSGTTGHAIMQLNKEDGGNRTYILCTNNENNICEEVTYQRLKNIQTELPHNLKYYKTEFIPKFFDDEESISDKMMEHIKELIELEHAIELDSKKYIVLNHEDEIDGAILKIQNDGKIFMCSGLFLSRSNQRILEEKRVSIIEIPEYYFREELREVGEL
- a CDS encoding DUF262 domain-containing protein, producing the protein MKFTPENKTIKTMFRSYPMMSIPNFQREYSWEKYYYNTFFIDILEGIKQEDKKLINTDYFIGTMVFSGSEKKDQSIEVIDGQQRLTVITILLSVLTNKFKNIKEEDLAKATFEYIKTRDDYGISIPKLKSITSYPYFEAYVQSIEKEDIEPATEEEINIKQTYNYFESELEEIKLKEKYNFDKNTPYKDLLIAIRDQILQMNVISILTEEKDSAYEIFEILNAKGKNLASIDLIKNTIYSEFHADDNAKDKIIEKNWEGIKTTLRSRKPNIGIATFYRHYWISKYQKTTNSNLYDSFKKHIESNKKSYEELVEDLSTTAKTYMKIVSPNIGDYDNKKEYNWLIQSLEAIEKTFGVTQARIALLALFELKSNEKISSKAFKIAINYIENFIFAYTGVLKNQANIYETRFSKLAIKLRESKDKRDTNNILEEYLYHVFKDRYPQKEEFLSGFVRLRFSKEESIANAITKYVLNKISSKLNNSEVYSIDSSIEHIINEDRSNDITLSIGNLICLEMDLNNEAGNLAYEEKLEIYKKSKYNQVLDFCNNYPNFNENDIEKRSKILGEYYYDNILNASK
- a CDS encoding KilA-N domain-containing protein — its product is MAKVKKGTIEAQGFSIQIYTEDFKNDYISLTDIAKYRNSDDPRFVIQNWMRNRNTLEFIGLWEALNNENFNRVQFDTFRNEAGLNRFTMTPQKWIESTNAIGIISKAGRYGGTYAHYDIAMEFASWLSPEFKLYIIQDYKRLKSDENSRLSLGWNLNREISKINYKIHTDAIKEYLLSDLTSEQLSYKYASEADMLNVALFNKRAKQWRDENTELKGNMRDYASLNELLVLANMESYNAVLIGKGMDLKERMIELRKLARTQLMSLEKHNESGIKRIEEKK